GTGCCCACTGGTTCGACCTGCTGGTTGAAGTCCTCCTTGCTACGGAGCCTGGGACCAACACTCGGAAAGACAGACTCTGGGAGGGAGAGGCCGGCTTGGGTGCTGTCTAGTCCGGAGCCCTGTCCCCCTCACCAAGTTGCTGCGCCCCAGGGACAACAGGGCTCTGATCAGGTTGGCATCATCCGCAGGGCGGGCCCGGCTGTGGGCACCGGGGAGCTCCAGGCCCGCCCCTGCCAGCTCTGCAGAACTCAGCCGGGTTTTCTCCAAGGCTCCTGCCGACAGGCCGGGGAGCGCGCagccgccgccgcagccgccgcctCGCCCCGGGCTACCCCCACTCCTCCAGCCCCGCGTGGGCGCCGCCACCTCCTTCGGGACAGCGCCGGGCGCTCGGTGGAGCCGGTGGGCACAGACGGGACGCAGCGGCCCCTGGCGGCCGAGggcaagaggaagggagagaggacatCCGGCCTCCCCGCAGGTTCCGTGCGGATGGACACCTCCCTGGTGCAGGCCAGGCAACTCAGAGGACATCCCTCAAAACCCTCAAGATCTCGTGGCCCCCAGTGCCCTGGCTCAGGGGAGGTGGAGGTCTGGGGGGAAAGGAGCTGGAAATGAGGAGTGACTGACCAGACCGTCAGGGTTTTTGAGCTTTGAAGATTGCAGAAATGCATTGTCCAATGGGGTAGCCACTAGTGTCgtgtttaaatttaaatctgaattaattaaatgaaatttaaaattcagttcctcattaGCATGCACACGAAGATAGGGACTGCTGTATTGGACAGGCAGATGTTGAACATTCCCATCAGTGCACAAAGTTCTGTTCAGCAGCACTCTTCTAGACTGATATTTAGGAGGGAATAGTAAGTATCTCTTCCCCTCCCAGGAGCTGCGCTCTCGTGGGGCTGGGAGGACTGAGGGAAGTGTGAGGGGGTGGGCACTAGGCAGGAAGACAGCAGTAGGCTGTGGATGGTCCCTGTGGGTGATAAGTGTGAATATTAACATGGGAACCAAACGCTGAaacttagtttattttttttctcttctttctttctttttcttcttccttcctccttccctccctccatccctcttctttccttccttccttcctttcttcttctttctttctttctttcttttttttttttttgagatgaagttttgctcttgttgcccaggctggagtgcaacggcatgaactcggctcaccgcaacctccacctcctgggttcaagagattcttctgcctcagtctcccgagtagctgggattacaggcatgccccatgacactcaactaattttgtgtttttagtaaagacgggttttctccgtgttggtcaggctggtctcgaactcctgacctcagatgatctgcctggctcggcctcccaaagtgctgggattacaggcatgagccaccatgcctggcctgcctgtccgccttcctgcctgccttccttccttccttccttccttccttccttccttccttcccacagggtctcactttgtcacccagatcttggctcactgtaatctccgcctcctgggctcaagtgattctcccacatcagcctcctggtagctgggaaTGTAGGCGTAGTCTGTAGTGAACCACCAAGCTggggctgattttttgtattttttttttctttctttttttttttttttgtagagacagagttttgccccgttgcccaggctggctggaactcctggactcaactgatctacggaccttggcctcccaaattgctgggattacaggggtgagccaccactcctgatcTGAGACCCAGTTTCTTCATCAGAAAAATTGTAATATTATTAATTGCAATTGAATAATTCTTTACAGGGTTCTATTTTGGATGTGAAAGGATTAGACCAATGGAAGGAAGTGATGTTCTGTGAATCTGACTCTTAACAGAAGGGACTTTCCTCTTCGTTTAGGAGGCCTTTGGGTTTGGAGTACTGTGGAGAGGAGAGACAAGGCAGAAGGTGACCAGTTCTGGGCCCACAACCATCACTGTGGCCTGAGATAAAGGGCTTGTCTTGAGGCTGTTCAGTCCCCCTCCTTGACTCAAGCTTCGCGCTCCCCTGGGAGGGCCAGCCACTGAGCAGTCTTGCTCCTCACAGAGAAAGACACCTCCAGTCTGCTTCTTCTTACCCCACCCACTTTTCCCTCTCACTTGCCGCTGCCTCAGGGATGAGTAGAGGTGATGACCTTCTCACCAGGTTCTGGGGCAGTCTGAGGATGGAGGAGGCATTATGGTGCCAGGAATAGGAGGTGAGAAGTTCAGGGAAAGGAGAGCCTTATGATTAGGTTATGGCTGGGGGCTGTTCTGGGGCCCCAGGGAGCTGTTAACCTCCCTGCTGATCATCTGGTGCTGGGGCGGGGGGGGTGTCTGAGCTTGGCTTTCTGGCCTGCTTGCAGCCACACCATTGTGGGTGCTAGAAAGGGCAGGGAACAGGGAGCTAGGAGACACCAAGATGTGGTAAGTCAACTGTCCCAGAAACACTGAATAATAACAACAACCAGGAGGTATATTTGTTTCTTCAGTTGCTGGCTTGCTGCTGCTCTTATTTATCTGAAAGTTGGTTCCAGTTTTTCTCAAATAGCAGGGGAAAACCTATAGAAGCAGCCTGTTCTTTGTCCTGGTCTGCCTTTGCTGTTCTTTTTGCCTTGGTCTGGTGTTTTTTGCCTTGGtctggtgttttttgtttatttgtttgtttttgatgaattcttgctctgtcgccaggctggagtgtggtggtgcaatctcggctcactgcaacctccacctctcgggttcaaaaaAACCAGACCccatagctgggtatggtggcatgtgcctgtaatcccagctacttgggaggttgaggcaggagaattttttcTGGCTTTCACTGCCCAAAGCTCAGACATAACATAGCAGGCATAGTAAGTCTACCAACCTGAATGACCATTGTGGGATTTTTATTTGGAAGCTGCCAAGAAAGTCATCCCTTCTGGCCACACACAGtttagcctggggaacagagtgggATGTGGTCAGGAAGCACCTGGCCGACAGAGCCCAGAAAACTTCCAACCGTGAGCTGGGTGCCGTAGTCCCTGCTGGCTACCTCCAACTTGCATAAAGGCCACAACAGCCTTGTCCCCATTTGAGATGTGTGGGTGAGTGGGTGTTGCCTGTGGATTCCTAGTGATCAGCTCTCCGATAGGAGGTTTAGAGACAGAGCTCTTGTGGCGTCAGGTCAATACTACCCTCCCTCAGAGGGGAGAAGTTAGAAAGAACAGGCAGCCAACCAGGGGCTGGGCTCGGTCCTGGTCTTCCTGCGAGTCGGCTTTTAGTCGTCCTAAGCAAGGGCTTAGCCTGGCCTCTGTCTCCCCCTGGGGGTAGACACAGAACTTGCTCGGTATTCCCTGACTGCTGTCCGCCCTGGCCCTTAGAGAAGGATGGGAGGGGAGTAACCCCCAGTCCTCTTTCTCCATTGATCTCCTTTCTAGCCCTTCTTCCTGATCCGGAGAAATAAGAAAGAGCAGGTTTGACGACATAGGTGTGAATCTCTCACTGGTTATGTGACCTCTTGGGGCAAGTCACAGTAAAATGACAAGAAGTGTCCAGTCCTGCCTCATCCGTGacactgatagaaaaaaaaaacccacctttaTTCTATAAAGGTTGGTGTGCAGTATAAATAACCTAATGATGTGTGGAAGGTGCTTTGTGGGAGTGGCAACCGCTTTCCCAGATCTAGAGGTGGTCTTCATGGGCAACGGCGCATCAGGAGCCCAGGAATCTACCCCGGCTCCTGATTCCAGGTGGTCGGCTGCAGCCTGCGTCGTTACCCCCAGAGCCTCGCCCGGTACCAGTGTGCCCGCTCCCGCTCTCgccccagcagccccagccagagGTGGTGAACACCTGGCGCTTCACCCCCGCGGCTCCGAGGCGCCTGTTTTCCTCTGAGGTCATCAGCTCCATGGCTCTCTGGGCGGGCTGGTCACACCGAACCGAGAGCAAAGAGACTGCACCTCCCTGTCCCCAACTCCCGTCACAATGGAGACGTTCTAACTGAAGTCTAAGGCAGCGCCTGAGCGAAATAAGGTTGCCTTCTCTCCGTCCCCTTGCCACAACAACAGACCCTACCCCTAAGAAACGGAGGCGGGGCCAAGCCGGAATGGGGCGGGGCAGAGGCCGGGGGCCCGGGGGCCGGTTCCTGCAGTGGCGCCGAGGAAGGGCAAGTTTCGCCTGGGACCCGCCCCGCTGGCCGGGAGCCAATAGCCGGGAAGAGCCGTCTGGCGCGAGCACCGCCCACCCCGAGCcctgggggcggggcctgggcgggggcggggccgcggccGAGGGCGGGGCAGGGAGGCAGCATGCTAAACCGGGTGCGCTCGGCCGTGGCGCACCTGGTGAGCTCCGGGGGCGCTCCGCCTCCGCGCCCCAAATCCCCGGACCTGCCCAACACCGCCTCGGCGCCGCCCGCTGCCGCTCCAGAAGCTCCCAGGAGCCCTCCCGGGAAGGCTGGCAGCGGGAGCGCGGCGTCGGCCAAGGCTATTGAGGCTCGAGCGAGCTTCTCCAGACCGACCTTTCTACAGCTGAGCCCCGGGGGGCTGCGACGCGCCGATGACCACGCGGGCCGGGCTGTGCAAAGCCCCCCGGACACGGGCCGCCGCCTGCCCTGGAGCACGGGCTACGCCGAGTGAGTGCCCCTGGGGCACCCAAACCAGGATGGGGCTCCCACCCCCCTCCCCAGCTCTGCATCCCCGGCGCTAGGATGCGTTCCCCACGCCGCGTTCGGGCCAGGAGCTCCCTTTTCCCAGGACCTTTGCTATCCTCTGGGCTTCGGGCCGCACCCCCTCCCAGCCCACTTTCCAATCGGGCGCAGCCTGTGTCACCTTCTTCAGGTCCTTCCCGCTCATTGACTGTCTTCGCCCACGCCGCCTCGGGACCCCGTTCTCCCCCAGAGCCCGGAGGGCGGAGGGCCCCGCGAAAGATGAGTTGGCCTGTTCCCAGTCGCGGCCCGATAGCTTAAAGGCTAAGGGAAAAGGGATTTCACAAAGGAGCGGGGTTCTTTTTAATAGGGGACACAGCGGTTGGGAAGACTCGCTTGCCGGCTTCCCGGCTCCAGCGCCCCAGTTCCATGTCCCTCTTACCAGagttcccctccccctccacaccCAGAAATAGCCCGCGACACCAGGAGGCCGCCAGCTTCCCCAGGGGCGAGGGAGGGGGACGCCAGGGGTAGAGAAGGGTCCCCTTTGGATGCCCCTCAGCCGGCCAATTCGTGCCGGCCTGACAAAGAAGCAGACCCCCTGGCCGGAGCGGCCAGCTGGCCCTGGggctgtgtgtatttttaatgcaTCTGCCGGGAACGCAGAGCACCGAGGAAGATGGGGGCACTGAGGTCGCTGAGGAAGGTGGCTGGTGGCCCATGgacccaccaccacctcccttagcctcctgtgtGGGAGCAGTTTGTGGGCAAGTGGCTGCCTCTCAGTCCAGGTGGGCTTCCACTTCTACTCTATTTCAATTCCTCTTTCCCGATCTGGGGTGGAGAACTTCCTCATTGTCAAGGCCGCAGAAACTTTGGCTGGATGGTTTTAAGATAACGGTGGGTGTGCCCATGAGGATGAGGTGCTGGGGACGAGGCACTGGGAGAGTTGATAGTGGCGAAGGGTGGGATGTAGGGTCTAGATAGCAGGGAAATAAGACTTCTGCTACCATCCAGCCCCTCCCCCAGAAGCACCACTaggaatgctttttctttttctttttcttttgccaggGATGGGGGAAGTGAGGCAGGCAGGGGACAGAGCGGTTGGCCAGAAGCTCCTGCTGGCCTTTCTGTGAGGTGGTAGGGCTGGCCACCCAGACAGTACTCCTTGCACCTTGCCagccctcccttctccttcctctggcCTGGATCCCAGGTGACTGTGACCTTTCTCAGCTTAGCCAGCAGGCACAGGGGATGGTGTGTGTTTAAGGTGGGGGTGATTCCAGGACCTGGTCTGGTGTCCAACCTGATATGGTCATTCTGGCCTGGCAGGGTCATCAATGCTGGCAAGAGTCGGCACAATGAGGACCAGGCTTGCTGTGAAGTGGTGTACGTGGAAGGTAGGAGGAGTGTTGCAGGAGCACCCAGGGAGCCCAGCCGAGGCCAGGTAAGCCCCCGTCCCCTTTCCCAGACTCCAGAGACACAGTGACACCTCTCCCCAGGGACTCAGGCCTCTGGGCTTAAATCTGAGCTACGTGGAAGACCTGCCTAACTCACTAGCTTTCTACCTTCTGGCACAGAACTTTTACCTGGCATTTATCAGTTAGAGTCTACCACGTAACCATGAATGTTACTTTCCCACCTAAAATGAAGAGGCTCACATATTTATGGATGATTTAATTAATTGCCAGTGTTGAGTTTTGCATCGTTTATCCTCCGAGTTTGGCTTTTTTGAGGCTTTCCTTTCTCTTGACACATAGGAAGCCTTAcgtgaataagtgaataaaccTAATTTGCTTTCAACAGCAAACACTGACCTCCTCTCAGATGTTTGTATGGATGCCCAGTCTTGTTCTTCTTCTCcttgcatcacacacacacacacacacacacacacacacacacacacaaacttaccTCCAACTTTTTCTCTACCAGGGACTCTGCTTCTACTACTGGGGCTTGTTCGATGGGCACGCAGGGGGCGGAGCTGCTGAAATGGCCTCACGGCTCCTGCATCGCCATATCCGAGAGCAGCTAAAGGACCTGGTAGAGATACTTCAGGACCCTTCGCCaccacctctctgcctcccatcTACCCCGGGGAGCCCAGGTTCCCCCGATCCCTCTCACTTGCTTGGTCCTCAGTCCTGCTGGTCTTCACAGAAGGAAGTGACCCACGAGAGCCTGGTAGTAGGGGCCATTGAGAATGCCTTCCAGCTCATGGTGAGTGGGTGACCTGGGCCAGGGGCCTGCTAGGCAACCACTCTGGCCAACTCTGTGTGGAAGCCAGGTGGCCTGAGGGCATCGCCCTGGGAACCCACAACACCTCTGAGAGCCTGAGCAGAGCTTGGTTATCCCAGTCTTCCCTCCTGTCTTCCAGTGTAGCCTGACTGGGCCAGTTGATTTCTGCAGATGGAGGGGACAGGGGGAGGGTGACTGTGTGCCTGGAACCTCTCCTTTCACCAGCTTCTGACCCTTCCTTATGTGGCAGGATGAGCAGATGGCCCGGGAGCGGCGTGGCCACCAAGTGGAGGGGGGCTGCTGTGCACTGGTTGTGATCTACCTGCTAGGCAAGGTGTACGTGGCCAACGCAGGTGACAGCAGGTATGGGGGAGGGGACTCTaagagtggtgacagagggcctCACTCTCTGGGATGGGGGAATACAAGGGGGGAGATGGCAGGGGTTAAAAATCAagattgggccgggcgcggtggctcacgcctgtcatcccagcactttgggaggctgaggccggtggatcacgaggccaaaagatcgagaccatcctggtcaacatggtgaaaccccgtctctactaaaaatacaaaaaaattagctgggcgtggtggcacgtgcctgtaatcccagctactcaggaggctgaggcaggagaattgcctgaacccaggaggcggag
Above is a window of Saimiri boliviensis isolate mSaiBol1 chromosome 11, mSaiBol1.pri, whole genome shotgun sequence DNA encoding:
- the PPM1J gene encoding protein phosphatase 1J isoform X1 — encoded protein: MLNRVRSAVAHLVSSGGAPPPRPKSPDLPNTASAPPAAAPEAPRSPPGKAGSGSAASAKAIEARASFSRPTFLQLSPGGLRRADDHAGRAVQSPPDTGRRLPWSTGYAEVINAGKSRHNEDQACCEVVYVEGRRSVAGAPREPSRGQGLCFYYWGLFDGHAGGGAAEMASRLLHRHIREQLKDLVEILQDPSPPPLCLPSTPGSPGSPDPSHLLGPQSCWSSQKEVTHESLVVGAIENAFQLMDEQMARERRGHQVEGGCCALVVIYLLGKVYVANAGDSRAIIVRNGEIIPMSREFTPETERQRLQLLGFLKPELLGSEFTHLEFPRRVLPKELGQRMLYRDQNMTGWAYKKIELEDLRFPLVCGEGKKARVMATIGVTRGLGDHNLKVCSSTLPIKPFLSCFPEVRVYDLTQYEHCPDDVLVLGTDGLWDVTTDCEVAATVDRVLSAYEPNDHSRYTALAQALVLGARGTPRDRGWRLPNNKLGSGDDISVFVIPLGGPGSYS